tataCCAAAACTTTACTACAAAAGCATAAAAATATCTTCTTTAATATTGCATTTTTACTTCTTTTTCCccctttatttctttatttcttttaattgaaTGAATATAGGTTCattctcttccaagtaattttgcagtattatgtgtttttttcttctttgtttgatttttttgtttttattcttgctaaaagaataaaacaagaaaaaacttgagaaggtaaaacaataaggaaaagataagaaaaaaagaagatgataatgaaaaagaagaagaagaagcaacaaaagatgaggaggaagaagagaaagagttttgaattatatagaacttatcagaataaagaTGCACTGAAATTCATTAACAAAtacacataaatttcttagtttttacacCGAAACTTTGCTACAAAAGTACCAAAATGCCTTCTTTAAtgttgtattttttcttctttttttcttatttctttctttcttttagttgaataaatGTAGGTTTATGCTCTTCCtagtaattttgtagcattatgtgtttcttcttctttatttgatttcttttttatttttattcttgttaaaagagtaaaataagaaaaaacttgagaaggtaaaacaagaaataaaagacaaataaaaaaaagacgatgatgaaaaagaagaagaagcaacagaagATAAGGAGGgggaagagaaagagttttgaattatacaaaaCTTATCAGAAGAAAAATACACTGAAATTTCTTAACAAAtacacataaatttcttagtttttacacCGAAACTTTGCTACAAAAGCACAAAAATTTGCAAGATCTCATTAGTAAATTAATGTGCAGAAATAATCATATAAATTGTGTGCTTTTTGGTCGGGTTATAGATAATATTCTCCCTCACCTTAAATTATGtataacaaattagaataaaatacaccaaaatttcttaacaaatacacataaatttcttaatttttataCCGAAATTATTTAATATGATTGTGATACACAAACTCAGTTTAAAAATAAGCACACAAACAAAATTGAATCATGAATAAAAACATATCCAAATTAATTTTGGATTAGACAACGTCATTAATATgacaaaaattcaacaataatgATAATAGTAAcgatgataataataaaaaagatgacgataacaataataataatgatgataataatgatgatgataataaattattataacaaCTTGGttaagtattttatttaaatataaaattttattctttaggtttcatatttttaaaaaaattgagtaattttttttaataattacatcaaaatatttttctttctatatatatcacTAAACAATTATTTAGAAATTTACTTCACATACAATCAAAAGTCAACTCTCAGtgatattcatagttaaaaaaattctttcaatTAATGTAGTTGCTACAGAAAAagctaaaactaatttaaaaataaaagataaataatatctTTTGAGTTCATTTCTAAGAAAGAACActaatttcatttaaattaagaATTGATAATTCTAATaaatatctaatataaaatttttaaattaactattaagtactaaaagttgaataaaaaattattgtgaggtcaaattcaataatttaacggggcaaataaatattattattacatactactcaaaaaattttcaaattgtaaTGAGAGCACTTACTCCCGCTACAATATATATAGATCTGTCCCTGATTTAATACTCAATATAGATTTTATAcaatgattgaaaaaattaaatatgcacacataatttattatataaaatattattcgtatattaaaattaactactaatatatttgtgtataaatatatatagtttaatttatttttaatatatatttatatttcaacatatattttatattaatgactgactttagtggttaattttaatgtacacgtaacataattatttattaaaaaatacataaaataccAATCAAGTGAGACATATTCCCTTAATAAAAATGTTCGATGCGGGAGACGGAGAAAAATATCTGGcgcactctttctctctctttaatATTGTACTGCATTGGTTAATAAAATTTAGCTTTTGAAAATAGAAGCAGATCTTACATATTAATATTCACACATCTCATATTTTTCATCCACTCCCCCCTAActccttacttttcttttttaactcaaattttaaactttttatctCCATTCAAATTTCTAATCCTTTCTCTCAACCTTTCTTTCACCGCTGCCAATAGGCAAGTACGTATGACTCACTTGCACATGAACCAATTATATAATTACCCTCAAAAGCGAAAGTTACAGTTACCACTTACCaatatacacttttttttttacattgaaattaatatatatttttattaaattattcttCCACCTTAACtcatgacaacaataaaaaaatctCATGACCCACAAATACAATCCAACTATGGTTCTAAAAATTGGACTGGACTAATCGGTCGAACCGATTCAACCAAAAACCAAGAATGTCAATGGTCCGGTCCTATATCCAAAACTGGTAAACCGGAAAAAAACCGTTGAATCGGCAGAAAACCGGCCGATCTGGTTCTTATAAAACGATGCCGTTTTACTAAAACCCTCATTTTTCAATTTTCACCCTAGATCTCAGCAGCCTCACCTTCTTCCCCTGCCTCCAACTGCCGCTTCTCCTCTCCAACAACAGTGTCGCCGCCTCCAACTACTCCAAGGTTCCCTGCGTTGACCCTCACAACCCGCCCGTTCTCGACGGTGCGTTCGACTTCGCATTCTCCGCAAGGCTCGACGAGGCGCTATTCCCGGCGAGATTCGCTACAGAGATGGATCGCCGTGTCAGATCTGGTGGCTCGTGTATTGTCGCCGTCGCGAGTGCGGGGATGATGAGGTGAGGGAGGTCGTTTATCTGTTCAGTAATGTTACCTTGGCTGGAATGAGAATGACAAGTATGTTATGCGAACTTCTTGGTTCATTCTTGATTTTTCACTGCTTACTgggtttttcactttttctttttattgcagATGATATATACATAGAAGTTGTAGACTGATGATGTCATGGGTAATTCAGTTTGCTGCATTGCATTACTAAGTATCTATTGTtctaatgaataaaaaaaaaatataaattgatatGAATCGAACAGGTTCTGCTCTGTGAACAGGTTTTGCACTTGACTATGGAATAGGTAACTGTTGTTGAAATTATTGCTAAAAATGGATTTGTTATGCTGCTGCTATAAATTAATTTCTTTCTAGCTCTTGACCTCTTGTTAGGAAGTTTCACATGCCACATACTTAATTCTGTGTTGTATGTATTGCAAAGGGTACAATGAAACTAGGCCGGTTAGCAAAGGAATTAGCAGCAGAAAGGACTGCTTCCTCGTCCAGTGGGTTATGTAACAATTAAGTGTTAATTTTAGTTATGTCATTCCTTTAGTAATTATTTGGCAAAAGAATTTCTCTTATTGCTCAAAAGAATTCCTTACCTTATCTAATATCCATACAAGGAAAACATAATTTAAACCGTATGAGTACTTGAGTAGTAATTTTGTGCTTCTTTCTCTGTTGCAGCATTCTTATAACtcttaaattatataaatatagtgAAACACATTGTTTGAGTGAAAGTTTGGATCAGTAAATTGCATAACCAAAATAATCTATCTGATTGCTGTGTATAATCTTTAGGCTATTTCTTGTGTTTTTCATTTTACAaaaataagtttatttttctttttaagttttaCACTAGTTCTCACTCTTTAGTACTTGTTTCAAATGAATATAACTAAGTTGAAGTGAATTATTCATGTCACTGTATAAAGGTTCTGGAATAGTTGGATACCCTAATGTTGGAAAGTCATCATTGATAAACCGTTTACTAAAGCGAAGAATGTGCCCTGCAGCCCCCAAAACAGGAGTTACCCTAATTGTTCATGAACTTGTATTCTGTTAAAGTTGAAACTAATGGCTTCTAATGTTGAGTACTTAACAAGTTTTTGagaattttgatgattgatgacaaaTTTTCATGTTGgcatttaatatttagatatttctttttactatttaactttttagtttgtattttgataagatcatatggttttggttgatgatatttcatgtagtgttttaaattttgaaaatattttaagatttatattagactataattatattttaggatgtttatttataatttatttattattttattttaaaatgattttttcgattgaaccggttgaaccagtgaaccagtgactagagcggtttgataaccggtccggttctcagaaccttgaacccaacagaatacataaattcaattacaattttagtctttattatcttatcttatctttatttgttcttatcttatctttatttgtttttatctttcataggccaatgctctatatatatttagttttaccttcataattcaattcaattcaattcaattagccatcaataaaatttcttcctcttttcttttcctattctttcacaattttatcatggtCCAGAGTGTATGCGACTTACTGGATGGGAGAAAGTTGTGTAGAACTAATAGAGTTAGGTGCTTGAATCCAGAGCTCAGTGGTTCTAAAAAAATTGTTGATTTGAACTCACTGTACCGGAAGACAAATGTTGCTACTGTTGGAAACTTATGCAGCCGTAATTATGCAATGGATAGACTCAACCATTTGAATGGAAGTAAAACATCAATAGCGGATATATCTGATGCAGTAAACAGCATGACTGGAGTTTCGGATGGTGGCAAGAGGTGTGATAGTGGCGATGAAGATAGTATTAATAAGGGGAGCTCTGGtcgaaagaggaagagagagtcTATGTCAGAAATGCTGCACTGGATTCTTGATAGGGCTGAGAATCCTTGTGATCCTGCAATGGGTTCAATGCCCAAAAAGTCAAAGTGGAAGTCATATGGTATTGAAGAGATCTGGAAGCAGGCTTTGTTGTTCCGGGAAGCTGTATTTCTCAAAAGTG
The DNA window shown above is from Arachis ipaensis cultivar K30076 chromosome B08, Araip1.1, whole genome shotgun sequence and carries:
- the LOC107611913 gene encoding AT-rich interactive domain-containing protein 1-like — encoded protein: MMSWSVCDLLDGRKLCRTNRVRCLNPELSGSKKIVDLNSLYRKTNVATVGNLCSRNYAMDRLNHLNGSKTSIADISDAVNSMTGVSDGGKRCDSGDEDSINKGSSGRKRKRESMSEMLHWILDRAENPCDPAMGSMPKKSKWKSYGIEEIWKQALLFREAVFLKSDHPSWQGQRMHPCMYDDQVGANYNLRERLKTKKSPYSSAEKCSLDEPATVPIPIGPAYQAEVPEWTGMAVESDSKWFGNQIWPAAKVNTNLIERDPIGAGRKDSCGCQFQGSVECIQFHVAQKMAKLKLELGDAFYMWNLHKTGKDVRRLWTEQANTKRRSLRMW